Proteins co-encoded in one Setaria viridis chromosome 9, Setaria_viridis_v4.0, whole genome shotgun sequence genomic window:
- the LOC117837421 gene encoding cleavage stimulation factor subunit 50: protein MDEAVQEAKLLRQVNALIVAHLRGQSLGQAAAAVAAATMTPLSAADSVPANHLLRLVAKGLAAERGGAASAFDSAGFGGVVPPLGSGAVDFSVQDVRGSSKSFPKHEAKHVSDHKNIARCARFSPDGKYFATGSADTSIKFFEVAKIKQTMVGDSKDGSARPVIRTFYDHMQPINDLDFHPESPILISASKDNTIKFFDFSKTNARKAFRVIQDTHNVRSVCFHPCGDYLLAGTDHPVAHLYDVNTFTCYLSANPQDSGSPINQVRYSCTGSLYVTASKDGSLRIWDGVSAECVRPIIGAHGSAEATSAVFTKDERYLLSCGKDSSVKLWEVGTGRLVKQYAGAVRRQFRCQAVFNETEEFVLSVDEQNNEVVVWDALTAEKVARLPPGGTGAPRWLDHSPVEPAFVTCGNDRSIRFWKQTV from the exons ATGGACGAGGCGGTGCAGGAGGCGAAGCTACTGCGGCAGGTGAACGCCCTCATCGTGGCCCACCTCCGCGGCCAGAGCCTCGGGCAGGCCGCggcagccgtcgccgccgccaccatgacccccctctccgccgccgactCCGTCCCCGCCAATCACCTACTCCGCCTCGTCGCCAAG GGCCTCGCGGCGGAGCGAGGAGGAGCCGCTTCTGCGTTCGACTCCGCCGGGTTCGGCGGGGTGGTGCCGCCGCTCGGTTCCGGTGCGGTGGATTTCAG TGTGCAGGACGTCAGGGGCTCGTCGAAGAGCTTCCCCAAGCACGAGGCGAAGCACGTCTCTGACCATAAG AACATTGCTCGGTGTGCCAGATTTAGTCCTGATGGCAAGTATTTCGCAACTGGGAGTGCTGACACATCGATTAAGTTCTTCGAG GTTGCTAAAATTAAGCAGACGATGGTAGGAGACTCCAAAGATGGATCTGCGCGGCCTGTGATACGAACATTTTATGATCACATGCAG CCCATCAATGATCTGGATTTTCATCCTGAGAGTCCAATACTGATATCAGCTTCGAAAGACAATACCATAAA ATTCTTTGACTTCTCAAAAACCAATGCAAGGAAAGCATTCAGAGTTATTCAG GATACCCATAATGTTAGATCTGTATGTTTTCATCCTTGTGGGGATTACCTTTTAGCAG GAACTGATCACCCAGTTGCTCATCTGTATGATGTAAACACTTTCACATGCTATTTATCAGCAAATCCACAGGATTCTGGTTCTCCCATTAACCAg GTTCGTTACTCTTGTACTGGGAGCTTGTATGTTACTGCTTCTAAAGATGGCTCTCTGCGCATCTGGGATGGAGTTTCTGCTGAATGTGTTCGTCCTATTATTGGAGCACATGGATCTGCGGAAGCTACTAGTGCAGTTTTTACCAAAGATGAGAG GTACCTCCTGTCTTGTGGGAAGGATTCTTCTGTCAAGTTGTGGGAAGTTGGGACTGGACGACTTGTGAAGCAATATGCAGGAGCTGTTCGCAGACAATTCCGTTGTCAG GCTGTCTTTAATGAAACTGAGGAGTTCGTGCTATCAGTTGATGAACAAAACAATGAG GTTGTCGTCTGGGATGCACTTACTGCTGAAAAAGTTGCAAGATTGCCCCCTGGCGGCACCGGTGCTCCTAGATGGCTTGACCACTCCCCAGTAGAGCCAGCGTTTGTTACTTGCGGAAATGACAGATCCATCAGATTCTGGAAACAAACTGTGTAG